A portion of the Actomonas aquatica genome contains these proteins:
- the gatC gene encoding Asp-tRNA(Asn)/Glu-tRNA(Gln) amidotransferase subunit GatC, whose translation MADSPDLDIDRVAQLARIALTPEEKTAYAAQLGEVLKHVEQLKQVDVSNVEPTAHAFAVENVWADDVAEPGLPVEEALRNAPAQRQNMIVVPKVVE comes from the coding sequence ATGGCAGACTCCCCGGACCTCGACATTGATCGCGTGGCACAGCTCGCCCGCATCGCCCTCACCCCCGAAGAAAAGACCGCCTACGCCGCCCAGCTCGGCGAGGTGCTCAAACATGTGGAGCAGCTCAAGCAGGTGGACGTGTCCAACGTCGAACCGACCGCCCACGCCTTCGCGGTGGAAAACGTCTGGGCCGATGACGTGGCCGAGCCCGGCCTGCCAGTCGAGGAGGCGCTGCGCAACGCCCCCGCCCAGCGCCAGAACATGATCGTGGTCCCCAAAGTGGTGGAGTGA
- the prmC gene encoding peptide chain release factor N(5)-glutamine methyltransferase has protein sequence MISLLEVLQKSAAFLESKGVEHGRLNAELLVGHALGLQRMQLYLQFERLLPEKELELIRPLVKRRSQREPLQHIIGSVEFAGVELKVDRRALIPRPETEYLVELVTAACGETPPQRFADLGTGSGALACALATAWPAAQGVAVDISSEALALAGENVTSLGLAERVRLVESDWFNAIDPSERFGVIVANPPYLTADEVAETTPEVKDHEPAVALSTAPDGLDGLRAIIERAQDFLEPGGLLAMETGIAQHETLKQWLLEAGYVEVASRQDLTERDRFVFGRKAR, from the coding sequence ATGATCAGTTTATTGGAAGTGCTGCAGAAGAGCGCCGCGTTTTTGGAAAGCAAAGGCGTGGAGCACGGGCGCCTGAATGCGGAGTTGCTGGTGGGCCACGCCCTGGGCCTGCAGCGGATGCAGCTTTACCTGCAGTTTGAACGGCTGCTACCGGAGAAGGAGCTGGAGCTTATTCGGCCGCTGGTGAAGCGCCGTTCACAGCGGGAGCCACTGCAGCACATTATTGGCTCGGTGGAGTTTGCCGGTGTCGAATTGAAGGTCGATCGACGGGCGCTGATTCCGCGGCCGGAGACGGAGTATCTGGTGGAACTGGTGACGGCGGCCTGTGGCGAGACTCCGCCGCAGCGATTCGCCGATCTGGGCACCGGCAGTGGGGCGCTGGCTTGCGCGCTGGCGACTGCGTGGCCGGCGGCGCAGGGCGTGGCGGTGGATATTTCCAGCGAGGCCCTGGCTTTGGCGGGCGAGAATGTGACGAGCCTGGGTTTGGCTGAGCGCGTGCGACTGGTGGAGTCCGATTGGTTCAATGCGATCGACCCATCGGAACGCTTTGGCGTGATTGTGGCGAATCCGCCGTATCTCACGGCCGACGAAGTCGCCGAGACGACGCCGGAAGTGAAGGATCACGAACCGGCGGTGGCGCTCTCGACCGCGCCGGATGGTTTGGATGGCCTTCGGGCGATCATCGAGCGCGCGCAGGACTTTCTGGAGCCGGGTGGATTGTTGGCGATGGAGACCGGCATCGCACAACACGAGACTCTTAAGCAGTGGCTGTTGGAGGCGGGTTACGTAGAGGTCGCTTCGCGGCAGGACCTGACCGAGCGGGATCGGTTTGTGTTTGGGCGCAAGGCGCGCTGA
- a CDS encoding FecR domain-containing protein, giving the protein MKLRALTLLLAAVVVATSLSAQTAKIIRMTGEQAAQVTKADGTTVPLTLNQELAENDLIEVMAGTRVFMRTFAGTITVIEENSILLIEEVRQVGERERTLLDLKQGNVVANLDPDKRSTNDYGVKTPRGVAAARGTNYTVTVDGMDVLVTVTNGTVELSFPELPTPIMIEPGNVSTGTAAQSLSSAMSDPATAAKAAVAMRAAATAVASLINEPNSGVTSATLNQLITVAATASNETGDNGSLVAGVAAAATAANPSVAEEVVQSAVSAVANSGNASAVATNVVASVTRAATRATPGSSVADTAASLSAAANNASGGTVTVDSDTVTDAVNESVDAPEVPDDDAGSTPTADEGNEGADDGPEIDETEVEIEVPNDNVIVSPST; this is encoded by the coding sequence ATGAAACTTCGAGCCCTTACCCTCCTCCTCGCGGCCGTCGTCGTGGCGACCTCGCTGTCCGCCCAAACCGCCAAAATCATCCGGATGACCGGCGAGCAGGCGGCGCAGGTCACCAAAGCCGATGGCACCACGGTGCCGCTGACGCTCAATCAGGAGTTGGCGGAGAACGATCTGATCGAAGTGATGGCGGGCACGCGGGTCTTTATGCGGACCTTTGCCGGCACGATTACCGTGATTGAAGAAAACTCCATTCTCTTGATCGAAGAGGTGCGGCAGGTCGGGGAGCGGGAGCGCACACTGCTTGACCTGAAGCAAGGCAACGTCGTGGCGAATCTGGACCCAGATAAACGGTCGACCAACGATTACGGGGTGAAAACGCCTCGCGGTGTCGCGGCCGCTCGCGGCACCAACTACACCGTTACCGTCGACGGAATGGACGTGTTGGTGACGGTCACCAATGGCACGGTGGAACTGAGTTTCCCGGAGTTGCCCACGCCGATCATGATCGAGCCGGGTAACGTAAGCACCGGCACCGCGGCCCAATCCCTTTCCAGCGCGATGTCCGATCCTGCTACGGCCGCGAAAGCGGCGGTGGCTATGCGGGCCGCGGCGACGGCGGTGGCCTCGCTCATCAACGAGCCCAATAGCGGCGTGACCAGCGCGACGCTGAATCAGTTGATCACCGTTGCCGCCACCGCGAGCAACGAGACGGGGGACAACGGTTCGCTCGTCGCGGGCGTAGCGGCTGCGGCCACGGCGGCGAATCCGAGTGTGGCCGAGGAGGTGGTGCAGAGCGCGGTGAGTGCGGTGGCCAACTCCGGCAATGCTTCGGCCGTCGCCACCAATGTGGTGGCTTCGGTCACGCGGGCGGCGACGCGCGCCACGCCGGGTAGTTCGGTCGCGGATACCGCGGCAAGCTTGAGTGCGGCCGCGAACAATGCCTCCGGCGGCACAGTCACAGTCGATTCCGATACGGTCACCGACGCGGTGAATGAGAGCGTCGATGCTCCGGAGGTTCCTGATGACGATGCCGGCTCCACGCCCACGGCCGATGAAGGCAACGAAGGCGCCGACGATGGTCCGGAGATCGATGAGACCGAGGTCGAGATCGAGGTGCCCAACGACAACGTGATCGTCAGCCCCAGCACCTGA
- a CDS encoding CHASE2 domain-containing protein, with translation MTRRTTKADLGLLVAPLLCFGFAWLLSQLEFMQRFEWRSLDWRTQVRAQWGQPAPDDRLLVLGIGEHTTLNIEPWPFGRAYHGQLQYLARHDPPRVWAWDIIFADRRRRDGTAVDAAGDLTFSVATEALAELDVPVVFAAVASELDQAEALASPGLTAPIPHVVGDISQLEGDISATLPFPDLRAHGYFGFADAPRGAGGIVRHMPLLVRIGEAVYPSLALQTVMQYWRVPADEVRVVLGESIRLGREAEGREIPIDAAGRLLVNYRYEKVEPGETTGRDFPVVEYFNQLIALDQYYEQGATDARPPVPMRDRIVMVGEFSTDTGATPFADQSPLVLLQANVLNSILTGDFVRRVPAAWIWWGALLMGYAGIGLMRRRSVWWLSLFTLLTAGGFAASAFALWRAQSVWVPLVGPLVGFGLLQFGFFVYRVWVEQAAKQQIRSMFGSYLSPVVINQMVASGEQPVLGGSAVELTAYFSDIQSFSAFSEVLEPPRLVSLLNEYLTACTDIIQEQGGTLDKYIGDAVVAMFGAPVPLPDHAYRACLTSLLVQRKQAELRAAWQAQGETWPPLVHRMRTRIGLNTGRCMVGNMGSRTRFDYTMMGDNVNLAARMESGAKFWGVYNMVTEETRRACEAHAEGRIVFRALGRIRVKGRQAPVAVHEVMGLQEDHDAEGEGLRAAFEQALHWFYAGDLEAAAQGFRICVPRERLQPERDEGILTNPSLTYLKVVEELQRRPLPADWDGVYEMLSK, from the coding sequence ATGACCCGCCGCACCACCAAGGCCGACCTCGGATTGCTCGTGGCCCCGCTGCTTTGTTTCGGCTTTGCCTGGCTACTGTCGCAGCTGGAATTCATGCAGCGCTTTGAGTGGCGGTCCTTGGATTGGCGCACGCAGGTGCGGGCGCAGTGGGGGCAACCGGCGCCTGACGATCGCCTGTTGGTGCTGGGCATTGGTGAACACACCACGCTCAACATCGAGCCTTGGCCGTTTGGTCGGGCCTACCACGGTCAGCTGCAATACCTGGCCCGGCATGATCCGCCGCGGGTCTGGGCGTGGGATATCATCTTTGCCGATCGCCGGCGCCGTGACGGCACGGCGGTGGACGCGGCGGGGGATCTGACCTTCTCGGTCGCGACCGAAGCGCTGGCCGAGCTCGACGTGCCGGTGGTGTTTGCGGCGGTGGCGAGCGAGCTGGATCAGGCGGAGGCGTTGGCGAGTCCCGGGCTGACGGCACCGATTCCCCACGTGGTGGGCGACATCAGTCAGCTGGAGGGGGACATCTCCGCGACGCTGCCATTCCCGGATCTGCGCGCGCACGGGTATTTTGGTTTTGCGGATGCGCCGCGCGGGGCGGGCGGCATCGTGCGGCACATGCCCCTGCTGGTGCGGATCGGCGAGGCGGTGTATCCCTCGTTGGCGTTGCAGACGGTGATGCAGTATTGGCGCGTGCCGGCCGACGAGGTGCGCGTCGTATTGGGTGAATCGATACGTTTGGGCCGCGAGGCGGAGGGGCGCGAGATTCCCATCGATGCGGCGGGGCGGCTGTTGGTGAATTACCGTTACGAGAAGGTGGAGCCGGGCGAGACGACGGGGCGGGATTTTCCGGTGGTGGAATACTTCAACCAGCTGATCGCCCTGGATCAGTATTATGAGCAAGGCGCGACCGACGCGCGACCGCCGGTGCCGATGCGCGATCGCATCGTGATGGTGGGCGAGTTTTCGACCGATACGGGAGCGACGCCGTTTGCAGATCAGAGCCCGCTCGTGCTGCTGCAGGCCAATGTGCTCAACAGCATCCTCACGGGTGACTTTGTGCGGCGCGTGCCGGCGGCGTGGATTTGGTGGGGCGCGTTGCTGATGGGGTATGCAGGGATCGGGTTGATGCGACGTCGGTCGGTCTGGTGGTTGAGTCTGTTTACACTGCTGACGGCGGGCGGTTTTGCTGCCAGTGCCTTTGCGCTGTGGAGGGCGCAAAGCGTCTGGGTGCCGTTGGTCGGGCCGCTGGTGGGTTTTGGGCTGCTGCAGTTTGGTTTCTTCGTTTACCGGGTGTGGGTGGAGCAGGCGGCCAAGCAACAGATTCGCAGCATGTTTGGCTCCTACCTGTCGCCGGTGGTGATCAACCAAATGGTGGCTTCGGGGGAGCAGCCCGTGCTGGGCGGCAGTGCGGTGGAATTGACGGCCTATTTTTCGGACATCCAGAGTTTCTCCGCGTTCTCGGAGGTGCTGGAACCGCCGCGGTTGGTGTCATTGCTGAATGAATACCTCACGGCCTGCACCGACATCATTCAGGAGCAGGGCGGCACGCTGGATAAATACATCGGTGACGCGGTGGTCGCGATGTTTGGCGCGCCGGTGCCGTTGCCGGATCATGCGTATCGGGCGTGTCTCACCAGTTTGCTGGTGCAGCGTAAACAGGCGGAGTTGCGGGCTGCGTGGCAGGCGCAAGGCGAGACCTGGCCGCCGCTGGTGCATCGGATGCGCACCCGCATCGGCCTCAACACCGGCCGGTGTATGGTCGGCAACATGGGCAGTCGGACGCGCTTCGACTACACCATGATGGGGGACAACGTGAACCTGGCCGCACGGATGGAAAGCGGGGCCAAGTTCTGGGGCGTGTATAACATGGTGACCGAAGAGACGCGGCGAGCGTGTGAGGCGCACGCCGAAGGGCGGATCGTGTTTCGAGCGCTGGGGCGGATCCGCGTCAAAGGTCGGCAGGCTCCGGTCGCGGTGCACGAAGTGATGGGACTGCAGGAGGATCACGATGCGGAGGGGGAAGGACTGCGCGCGGCGTTTGAGCAGGCGCTGCATTGGTTCTATGCCGGTGATTTGGAGGCAGCGGCGCAGGGGTTCCGGATATGCGTGCCGCGGGAGCGCCTGCAGCCGGAACGCGATGAAGGCATTCTGACCAATCCCTCGCTGACCTATCTGAAGGTCGTTGAGGAGCTGCAGCGTCGCCCTCTGCCGGCCGACTGGGATGGCGTTTACGAGATGCTGAGCAAGTAG
- the gatA gene encoding Asp-tRNA(Asn)/Glu-tRNA(Gln) amidotransferase subunit GatA — protein sequence MSTDLAFSSLAQLSAQLAAGEVSSVQLTQAVIDQTTAVEARVQAFNSINPEDALAQAKASDARRAAGETLGPLDGIPVALKDVIAVKDQPLTASSKMLENFVSPYDATVTEKLKAAGAVLWGRANLDEFAMGSSTENSAFKATRNPYNLECVPGGSSGGSAAALAAGEAIATLGSDTGGSIRQPAALCNVVGLKPTYGLISRYGLAAFASSLDQIGPFTRTVEDAAMMLQVLAGHDRRDSTSFKTDIPNYRAALTEKQGPWKLGIPKEYFGEGLDPEVGAAIEKAIAFYRERGCEITEVSLPHTEYCLSVYYIIATAEASSNLARYDGIRYTHRSAEAKDVVDLYYKSRAEGFGPEVKRRIILGTYVLSSGYYDAYYLRAQKVRTLIRQDFLKAYESVDAILTPTSPTPAFKAGEKAANPLAMYLSDIYTIGVNLAGLPGISIPAGFSSAGLPIGLQLIGQPYREADLLAVAHAYDSAHDWNAQRPNL from the coding sequence ATGTCGACCGACCTCGCTTTTTCCTCGCTCGCCCAACTCTCGGCCCAACTCGCGGCCGGCGAAGTGAGCTCCGTGCAACTGACCCAAGCCGTCATCGACCAGACGACGGCGGTCGAGGCGCGCGTGCAGGCCTTCAATTCGATCAATCCCGAGGATGCGCTGGCGCAGGCCAAAGCCTCCGACGCGCGCCGCGCCGCCGGCGAGACGCTCGGGCCGCTCGACGGTATTCCGGTCGCGCTCAAGGACGTGATCGCAGTGAAGGACCAGCCGCTCACGGCCAGCAGCAAGATGCTGGAAAACTTCGTGTCGCCCTACGACGCGACGGTGACCGAAAAACTCAAAGCGGCCGGCGCCGTGCTCTGGGGCCGCGCCAACCTCGACGAGTTCGCCATGGGTTCGTCGACGGAGAACTCCGCCTTCAAGGCGACCCGCAACCCTTACAACCTGGAGTGCGTGCCGGGCGGCAGTTCGGGCGGCAGTGCGGCGGCGCTCGCGGCCGGTGAAGCGATTGCCACGCTCGGCTCCGACACCGGTGGATCGATCCGCCAGCCGGCGGCGTTGTGCAACGTGGTGGGACTCAAGCCGACCTACGGTCTCATTTCGCGCTACGGTTTGGCGGCCTTTGCGTCGTCGCTCGATCAGATCGGCCCGTTCACGCGCACGGTCGAAGACGCCGCGATGATGTTGCAGGTCCTGGCCGGCCACGACCGCCGCGATTCGACCTCGTTCAAGACCGACATCCCCAACTATCGCGCGGCGCTCACGGAAAAGCAGGGCCCGTGGAAACTCGGCATCCCCAAGGAATATTTTGGCGAAGGCCTCGACCCGGAGGTGGGCGCGGCCATCGAGAAGGCGATCGCGTTCTACCGCGAGCGCGGCTGCGAGATCACCGAGGTGTCGCTGCCGCACACCGAGTATTGCTTGAGCGTGTATTACATCATCGCGACGGCCGAAGCGTCGTCGAACTTGGCGCGTTATGATGGCATCCGCTACACGCACCGCAGCGCCGAGGCGAAGGACGTCGTTGATCTGTATTACAAGTCGCGCGCCGAAGGCTTCGGCCCCGAGGTGAAGCGTCGCATCATCCTCGGCACCTACGTGCTTTCGAGTGGTTACTACGACGCCTACTACCTGCGTGCGCAGAAGGTGCGCACGCTCATTCGCCAGGACTTCCTGAAGGCCTACGAAAGCGTCGACGCCATCCTCACGCCGACCTCGCCGACGCCGGCTTTCAAGGCGGGCGAGAAAGCGGCCAACCCGCTGGCGATGTATTTGTCCGACATCTACACAATCGGCGTGAACCTCGCGGGGCTGCCCGGCATCTCGATCCCGGCGGGCTTCAGCTCGGCCGGACTGCCGATTGGCCTGCAACTCATCGGCCAACCCTACCGCGAAGCCGACCTGCTCGCCGTCGCCCACGCCTACGACTCAGCCCACGATTGGAACGCTCAAAGGCCGAACCTTTGA
- a CDS encoding phosphopantothenoylcysteine decarboxylase yields the protein MRFLITAGPTREHIDPVRYLSNGSSGKMGYALAEAARARGGEVTLVSGPVALAAPAGVSLQKVVSAADMHAACLEHFDTCDVFIAVAAVADYRPKLRSTEKSAKVKGPHSLELEPTVDILKDLGTRRRDGQCLIGFAAETSELDTKAPAKLAAKGCDWIVANDVSAPGIGMDANDNAVSLWNRSGLVTRLGPAPKADIARLILEQVFPV from the coding sequence ATGCGATTTCTCATCACGGCTGGTCCGACCCGCGAGCACATCGATCCCGTGCGCTACCTGAGCAACGGCTCCAGCGGCAAGATGGGGTATGCGCTGGCGGAGGCGGCGCGGGCGAGGGGGGGCGAGGTGACCTTGGTGAGTGGTCCGGTGGCGCTGGCGGCCCCGGCGGGCGTCTCACTGCAGAAGGTGGTATCGGCGGCCGACATGCACGCGGCGTGTCTCGAACATTTTGATACGTGCGACGTGTTCATCGCGGTGGCGGCGGTGGCCGACTACCGGCCGAAGCTTCGCAGCACCGAGAAGTCGGCCAAGGTGAAGGGACCGCACAGCCTCGAACTGGAGCCCACGGTCGACATCCTCAAGGACCTCGGCACGCGTCGCCGCGACGGCCAGTGCCTCATCGGTTTTGCGGCCGAGACCAGTGAATTGGACACGAAGGCACCGGCGAAGCTGGCGGCGAAAGGCTGCGATTGGATCGTGGCCAACGACGTGAGCGCACCGGGCATCGGCATGGACGCCAACGATAATGCGGTGTCCTTGTGGAACCGATCCGGGCTCGTCACTCGCCTCGGCCCGGCGCCCAAGGCCGACATCGCCCGGCTGATTCTCGAGCAGGTATTCCCGGTCTGA
- the prfA gene encoding peptide chain release factor 1: MPDLPDITPFRRRLDELDAQMADPNLFTDPRRAATVSRDQQRMARLVGNYDQVLRLREQIAEARALLRDPQSDPDLRELAEMELPENEEKVAELEREVLIGMIPPEPTDSRNTLLEIRAGAGGDEAALFAGELFRAYSRFADTQGWNVQPMSSSDAERGGMKEVIALITGDEVYRQLKFESGVHRVQRVPVTEANGRIHTSTVTVAVMPEAEEVDVHIDPQELEISVSRASGPGGQGVNTTDSAVQILHKPTGMIVQCADERSQIKNKARAMTVLRARLLKLKEEEERAKYAAQRRGQIGTGDRSERIRTYNFPQSRVTDHRIGLTLHSLPQVMEGEFEPLVNALLQEDMALKLAALSDAGPTPAWKTS, translated from the coding sequence ATGCCCGACCTGCCCGACATCACACCGTTTCGCCGCCGCCTCGACGAATTGGACGCCCAAATGGCGGACCCCAATCTGTTCACCGATCCGCGCCGAGCGGCGACGGTTTCGCGGGATCAGCAACGGATGGCGCGGCTGGTGGGGAACTACGATCAGGTGCTGCGCCTGCGTGAACAAATCGCTGAAGCGCGGGCTTTGTTGCGCGATCCGCAGTCCGATCCGGACCTGCGCGAACTCGCCGAAATGGAACTGCCGGAGAACGAGGAAAAAGTGGCCGAACTCGAGCGCGAGGTGCTCATCGGCATGATCCCGCCGGAGCCGACCGACTCGCGCAACACGTTGCTCGAAATCCGCGCGGGCGCGGGCGGCGACGAGGCGGCCTTGTTTGCGGGCGAACTGTTCCGCGCGTATTCACGTTTTGCGGACACGCAGGGTTGGAACGTGCAGCCGATGTCCTCCAGCGACGCCGAACGTGGCGGCATGAAGGAAGTGATCGCGTTGATCACCGGCGATGAAGTTTACCGTCAGCTGAAGTTCGAGAGTGGCGTGCATCGCGTGCAGCGCGTGCCGGTGACCGAAGCCAATGGTCGCATCCACACCTCGACCGTGACGGTGGCGGTGATGCCGGAGGCGGAGGAGGTCGACGTGCACATCGATCCGCAGGAATTGGAGATCAGCGTAAGTCGCGCCAGTGGTCCGGGCGGGCAGGGCGTCAACACGACCGACTCAGCGGTGCAGATTCTGCACAAGCCCACCGGCATGATCGTGCAGTGCGCCGACGAACGTTCGCAGATCAAAAACAAGGCGCGGGCCATGACGGTGCTGCGGGCCCGGTTGCTGAAATTGAAGGAGGAGGAGGAGCGGGCGAAATACGCCGCGCAGCGTCGCGGCCAGATCGGCACGGGCGATCGCAGTGAGCGCATTCGCACCTACAATTTCCCGCAGAGCCGAGTGACGGATCACCGCATCGGTCTCACGTTGCACAGCCTGCCGCAGGTCATGGAAGGCGAGTTTGAGCCGCTGGTGAACGCGTTGTTGCAGGAAGACATGGCGCTGAAGCTAGCGGCGCTGAGTGATGCCGGACCGACGCCGGCGTGGAAAACCTCCTGA
- a CDS encoding HAD family hydrolase, with protein MATTLFTQNIIACIWDFDKTLIPDYMQKPLFKRFGVDEANFWTETNALGAHYKQRGYHISSEIAYLNHLLTYVLSGEMAGLNNRILRECGRDIAFYPGMPDFFDLSRKWVTEKPEYRKHDIALEHYVVSTGLAEMVRGSAAADKVDGVWACEFVENPLQPGFLKQDELSISAEAEIAQIGMVIDNTTKTKAIFEINKGTNKNAAIDVNSNIKPEDRRIPLQNMIYIADGPSDIPSFSVVKRGGGKAYAVYNPDSTLEFEQNDRLRQVGRIDHYGEADYRAKSATSKWLRLQIHGMCDRIVADREAAVAQRVSRPPRHLSGDDDDRRKTKGGPTLQQTDFLSEPAADEDGKPPVV; from the coding sequence ATGGCCACCACTCTGTTTACGCAAAACATCATCGCTTGCATCTGGGACTTCGACAAGACGCTCATCCCGGACTACATGCAGAAACCGCTGTTCAAGCGCTTCGGTGTCGACGAAGCCAACTTCTGGACCGAGACCAACGCGCTGGGCGCGCACTACAAACAGCGCGGTTACCACATCTCCAGCGAGATCGCCTACCTCAACCACCTGCTCACCTACGTGCTATCCGGTGAGATGGCCGGCCTCAACAACCGCATCCTGCGCGAGTGTGGCCGCGACATCGCCTTCTACCCGGGCATGCCCGACTTCTTCGACCTCAGCCGCAAGTGGGTCACGGAAAAGCCGGAATACCGCAAACACGACATCGCCCTCGAACACTACGTCGTGAGCACGGGCCTCGCCGAGATGGTGCGCGGCAGCGCCGCCGCCGACAAAGTCGACGGCGTGTGGGCCTGCGAGTTTGTCGAGAACCCGCTTCAACCCGGCTTCCTTAAGCAGGACGAGTTGTCCATTTCCGCCGAGGCTGAGATCGCGCAGATCGGCATGGTCATCGACAACACGACCAAGACCAAGGCGATCTTCGAGATCAACAAAGGCACCAACAAAAACGCCGCCATTGATGTGAACTCCAACATCAAGCCGGAGGACCGTCGCATCCCGTTGCAGAACATGATCTACATCGCCGACGGCCCCAGCGACATTCCTAGCTTCTCGGTCGTCAAGCGTGGTGGCGGCAAGGCCTACGCGGTCTACAATCCCGACTCGACGCTCGAGTTTGAGCAAAACGATCGCCTGCGCCAGGTCGGCCGCATCGACCACTACGGCGAGGCCGACTATCGCGCCAAGAGCGCCACCTCGAAATGGCTGCGCTTGCAGATCCACGGCATGTGCGACCGCATCGTCGCCGACCGCGAAGCCGCGGTCGCCCAACGCGTCTCGCGCCCGCCGCGCCACCTCTCCGGTGACGACGACGACCGCCGCAAAACCAAGGGCGGCCCCACCCTGCAGCAGACCGATTTCCTCAGCGAGCCCGCGGCCGACGAAGACGGCAAACCGCCTGTCGTCTGA
- the gatB gene encoding Asp-tRNA(Asn)/Glu-tRNA(Gln) amidotransferase subunit GatB produces MNYEAVIGLEVHVQVKTASKIFTRVGQGYGHPENSLTDPVVLALPGTLPVMNKAALDAIIKAGLMLHCDIAEVCKWDRKNYFYPDSPKNYQISQYDQPICIGGEVEIELPGASRNVMGEHKQIPLTRIHLEEDVGKLSHFANDSLVDYNRAGTPLMEIVSEPAIASAEEAYAYLTALRTMMVYAGISDCDMEKGQMRCDANISIRPVGQTELGVKVELKNLNSISYVRDGIAHEIKRQMAVLKAGGVIVQETRDYDGVAGTSQSLRTKEDAHDYRYFPDPDLMPVRVDDAWKQRLAAECPERPFDKQRRFMTDYDVPYTITSVLVPDRALSDFFEAGVAVAGKDKAKQVANWIINDLLRELSAAGQTLADTKVTPAHLADIVKLVDAGTINSNIAREVFAETFTTGDAPSAVVERKGLKAETNTDELEQWCRDAIAGNEKARTDFLGGKESAINGFKGPVMKASRGKANPKLVDETLRRLLAEMQ; encoded by the coding sequence ATGAATTACGAAGCTGTTATCGGACTTGAGGTCCATGTGCAGGTTAAGACTGCGTCGAAGATTTTTACCCGCGTTGGGCAGGGTTACGGGCATCCCGAAAACTCGCTGACCGATCCCGTGGTGCTCGCGTTGCCGGGCACGCTGCCGGTGATGAACAAGGCGGCGCTCGACGCCATCATCAAGGCCGGGCTCATGCTGCATTGCGACATCGCCGAGGTCTGCAAATGGGACCGCAAAAACTACTTCTACCCGGACTCCCCGAAGAACTACCAGATCTCCCAATACGACCAGCCGATCTGCATCGGCGGTGAGGTGGAGATCGAGCTTCCGGGCGCTTCGCGCAACGTCATGGGTGAGCACAAGCAGATTCCGCTGACCCGCATCCATCTCGAGGAGGACGTCGGTAAACTCAGCCACTTCGCTAACGATTCCCTGGTCGACTACAACCGCGCCGGCACGCCGCTCATGGAGATCGTTTCCGAGCCCGCCATCGCCTCCGCCGAGGAAGCTTACGCCTACCTCACCGCGCTGCGCACCATGATGGTTTACGCGGGCATTTCCGACTGCGACATGGAGAAGGGGCAGATGCGTTGCGACGCCAACATCTCCATCCGTCCGGTCGGCCAGACCGAACTCGGCGTGAAGGTGGAGCTGAAGAATCTCAACTCCATCTCCTATGTGCGCGACGGCATCGCCCACGAAATCAAACGCCAGATGGCTGTGCTCAAAGCCGGCGGTGTGATCGTGCAGGAGACGCGCGACTACGATGGCGTGGCCGGCACCTCCCAATCGTTGCGCACAAAGGAAGACGCGCACGACTACCGCTATTTCCCCGATCCCGACCTCATGCCGGTGCGCGTCGACGACGCGTGGAAACAACGCCTCGCGGCGGAGTGTCCGGAGCGTCCCTTCGACAAACAGCGCCGCTTCATGACCGACTACGATGTGCCTTACACCATCACCTCGGTGCTGGTGCCGGATCGCGCGCTGAGTGATTTCTTCGAGGCGGGCGTGGCGGTCGCCGGCAAGGACAAGGCCAAGCAAGTCGCCAACTGGATCATCAATGACCTGTTGCGCGAACTCAGCGCGGCCGGGCAGACGCTCGCCGACACCAAAGTCACGCCGGCGCACCTGGCCGACATCGTGAAGCTCGTCGATGCCGGCACGATCAACAGCAACATTGCCCGCGAAGTGTTTGCGGAAACCTTTACGACCGGCGACGCGCCGAGCGCGGTGGTGGAGCGCAAGGGACTGAAGGCCGAAACCAATACCGACGAACTCGAGCAATGGTGCCGCGATGCGATCGCGGGCAACGAAAAGGCCCGCACCGACTTCCTCGGCGGCAAGGAGAGCGCGATCAACGGCTTCAAGGGCCCGGTCATGAAAGCCTCCCGCGGCAAGGCCAACCCGAAACTCGTCGACGAGACGTTGCGCCGCCTGCTGGCGGAAATGCAGTAA